A genomic stretch from candidate division WOR-3 bacterium includes:
- the uvsE gene encoding UV DNA damage repair endonuclease UvsE: MIFSQFLLKLNLLMIRIGYPCINRTLKCRPDKTFRLSSFSKSLFIEKVENNLKCLLEILDFNFKNQIYFFRISSDTIPFASHPVNRIKWELIFKDILTEIGKKIKEYNIRVGMHPDQFVVLNSPDNEIVKRSIKELLYHLKLLESLDTKRDAKIQIHIGGAYGDKKSAIERFIKNYNKLPSSLKERLVIENDERLYTLKDCLYLSERLGIPIVADYFHYRLNNCGERFGEILRDVIKTWRPEDGPPIIDYSSQKGLTKLGRHTQRINLKNFAIFLEEIIKIDSDFDIMLEIKDKEVSAIRAINFLKRKGLWKDPVSI; encoded by the coding sequence ATGATTTTTTCTCAATTTTTATTAAAATTAAATTTATTGATGATTAGGATTGGTTATCCTTGTATCAATCGGACTTTAAAGTGTCGTCCGGATAAAACTTTTCGTCTTTCCTCTTTTAGCAAGAGTCTATTTATAGAAAAAGTGGAAAACAATTTAAAATGTCTATTAGAAATTCTTGATTTTAACTTTAAAAATCAGATTTATTTTTTCAGAATCTCTTCGGATACGATTCCTTTTGCTTCCCATCCAGTGAACAGGATAAAGTGGGAGTTGATTTTTAAAGATATTCTAACCGAAATTGGTAAAAAGATTAAAGAGTATAACATCCGAGTTGGTATGCACCCTGACCAATTTGTGGTTTTAAACTCTCCTGATAATGAGATAGTCAAAAGAAGCATAAAAGAACTCCTTTACCATTTAAAACTACTTGAAAGTTTAGATACAAAAAGGGATGCCAAAATTCAGATTCATATTGGTGGTGCTTATGGAGACAAAAAATCGGCAATAGAGAGATTTATCAAAAATTATAACAAACTTCCTTCATCTTTAAAAGAGAGATTAGTTATTGAGAATGATGAGCGGTTATATACCTTAAAGGATTGTTTATACCTGAGTGAAAGATTAGGGATACCGATTGTTGCTGATTATTTCCATTATCGTTTAAATAATTGTGGGGAAAGGTTTGGCGAAATTCTACGGGATGTGATAAAAACCTGGCGACCCGAGGATGGTCCGCCGATTATTGATTATAGTTCTCAAAAAGGGCTTACCAAGTTAGGCAGGCATACCCAAAGGATAAACTTAAAGAACTTCGCCATCTTTTTAGAAGAAATTATTAAGATTGATTCTGATTTTGATATTATGTTAGAAATAAAAGACAAAGAGGTTAGCGCAATCAGAGCTATTAATTTTCTTAAAAGAAAGGGGTTATGGAAGGACCCGGTGTCTATTTAA
- a CDS encoding AAA family ATPase, producing the protein MKLPNFTTQQVIKILKTMVKALLEDPNRVLPAVMILGKPGIGKTSIVREIGKEFRMEVLTFLLSLRDPSDLFGSKIPEKIGDDWVTKLSVPQVISEATLAYKRTGNPVIILFDEFNHATPMVLKGLFQLLLERRMESFTLPPSLIILCGNRDYENLGWSMEEFPMAFWDRVLKLEMVFSLDEWIDWALRNGMDERIIGFVKWKPEIIFMETDGFVITPRTLERASNLLKVVREDIWILRTVLGDAGFSAFQTWLVVVAKINFFDVLNNPFKIQRLSPQEVLAFTVSLASYLRNTDEKGFQKCLVAFENLPEEYKVFILHSCPKFIEWIMEKHPKEFRLIIEQFGRLLRIDI; encoded by the coding sequence ATGAAATTACCAAACTTTACTACTCAACAAGTAATTAAAATTTTAAAAACAATGGTGAAAGCGCTTCTTGAGGACCCTAATCGTGTCCTTCCTGCGGTGATGATTTTAGGAAAACCAGGAATTGGGAAAACTTCTATTGTTAGGGAGATTGGAAAAGAATTTCGGATGGAAGTATTAACTTTCTTATTGTCTTTAAGAGACCCTTCGGATTTATTTGGCTCTAAAATTCCCGAGAAAATTGGCGACGATTGGGTGACAAAACTTTCTGTACCACAGGTAATTTCCGAGGCAACTCTTGCTTATAAGAGGACAGGAAATCCGGTGATAATTCTATTTGATGAGTTTAATCACGCTACCCCTATGGTGTTAAAAGGATTGTTTCAACTCTTATTAGAAAGAAGGATGGAAAGTTTTACTCTTCCGCCATCGTTAATTATCTTATGCGGTAATCGGGATTATGAGAATTTAGGTTGGTCAATGGAAGAGTTTCCAATGGCATTTTGGGACAGAGTTTTAAAATTAGAAATGGTGTTTTCTTTAGATGAGTGGATAGATTGGGCACTTAGAAATGGTATGGATGAGAGGATTATTGGTTTTGTAAAATGGAAACCGGAGATTATCTTTATGGAAACGGATGGATTTGTGATAACTCCAAGAACCTTGGAAAGGGCTTCTAATTTGTTGAAAGTAGTTCGGGAGGATATATGGATTTTAAGGACTGTGTTAGGAGATGCTGGATTCAGCGCATTCCAGACTTGGCTAGTTGTTGTTGCTAAAATTAACTTTTTTGATGTTCTTAATAACCCATTTAAGATACAGAGGTTATCTCCTCAAGAGGTATTGGCGTTTACTGTCTCGTTGGCTTCCTACCTGAGGAATACTGATGAGAAGGGATTTCAAAAATGTCTTGTAGCATTTGAAAATTTACCAGAAGAGTATAAAGTGTTTATTCTTCATAGTTGTCCAAAATTCATAGAATGGATAATGGAAAAACATCCTAAGGAATTTAGATTAATAATTGAGCAGTTTGGAAGATTATTAAGGATAGATATCTAA
- a CDS encoding VWA-like domain-containing protein, translating into MDEEIKKLVFDLTCSFPELIFPLRLIEIHWEEKWDIPTVLAKTDGKKIFLSPELKKFPTSVQEGVILHEIFHILLAHIPRMKKRDPIIWNLASDAVVNKIVSEFINFYVKGMVTFRDLQEVNPTISEEDSVEIVYYKLTEKPFFLGWGRRERNQQRKILKSFDKLVPNPYLTKEDEYKAEVALENVIEGMKNRGKDPGILEEILILRRRKRRLPRKELGEILKRGMIVEDYSQELDIRRWHDWQTFGIFYPRPICSVKRPVIVVIDSSGSTSPWWKSFLEEVVAITRDKTDVYLIQIDAKIQDIKKITTVPKELKLKGGGGTDFKEFFEFEWLKKIRMTRRELRNSLIFFFTDLVAYGVPEICPKEIDRKKFYWVLINKVKIPWGKEIPWYELGREDYEDD; encoded by the coding sequence ATGGACGAGGAGATAAAAAAGTTAGTCTTTGATTTAACTTGTTCGTTTCCGGAACTAATTTTTCCGTTAAGATTGATAGAAATCCATTGGGAAGAGAAATGGGATATTCCAACAGTTTTGGCTAAGACCGATGGAAAGAAAATATTTCTGAGTCCCGAACTTAAAAAATTTCCTACCTCTGTCCAAGAGGGAGTGATTCTTCATGAAATATTTCATATCTTATTGGCTCATATCCCTCGAATGAAGAAAAGAGATCCGATAATTTGGAATTTAGCGAGCGATGCGGTTGTTAATAAGATTGTGAGTGAGTTTATAAATTTTTATGTTAAAGGTATGGTGACTTTTAGAGATTTACAGGAGGTTAATCCAACAATCAGTGAAGAAGATTCTGTCGAAATAGTTTATTACAAATTAACTGAGAAACCTTTTTTCTTAGGTTGGGGTAGAAGAGAGCGAAATCAGCAAAGAAAAATCCTTAAATCTTTTGATAAATTGGTTCCTAATCCCTATCTTACAAAAGAGGATGAGTATAAAGCAGAGGTTGCATTAGAAAATGTAATTGAAGGAATGAAGAACCGAGGTAAAGATCCAGGAATTTTGGAAGAGATTCTTATTTTAAGAAGAAGGAAAAGAAGATTACCGAGGAAAGAATTAGGTGAAATTTTAAAGAGAGGGATGATAGTTGAAGATTATTCTCAGGAGTTAGATATAAGAAGGTGGCATGATTGGCAAACCTTTGGAATTTTTTATCCTCGACCGATTTGTAGTGTAAAAAGACCAGTCATCGTTGTGATAGATTCTTCCGGTTCCACTTCTCCTTGGTGGAAATCCTTCTTGGAAGAAGTGGTCGCAATTACGAGAGATAAGACGGATGTATATTTGATTCAAATCGATGCAAAGATTCAGGATATCAAAAAGATAACCACCGTTCCAAAAGAGTTGAAGTTGAAAGGAGGTGGTGGAACAGATTTCAAGGAGTTTTTCGAGTTTGAATGGCTTAAGAAGATAAGAATGACAAGAAGAGAATTAAGGAATTCTCTTATTTTCTTCTTTACTGATTTGGTTGCCTATGGAGTTCCTGAAATTTGTCCAAAAGAAATTGACAGAAAGAAATTTTATTGGGTTTTGATAAATAAGGTTAAGATTCCTTGGGGCAAAGAAATTCCTTGGTATGAATTAGGAAGAGAAGATTACGAGGATGATTAA
- a CDS encoding ATP-binding protein, whose protein sequence is MEVFTQINTTQYKKLLKFCLQYPDWSLMVVGKAGIGKTQIAKEIATEANAGLVEIYLSIREPFDLIGAIFPVKTEKGMVSVRAISEIMKRAWDEYNKKQRVVLLFDEFTHANKNVLKSLYQLLLERKIEDQELPPNTLTILIGNLDYEGLGWSIEEFPKAFLDRCIRVELTFSFDEFFDYAIKRDFHPSILGFIKWKPEMVEKLTPRTLERCSNTLKIIENLNLNEKEKREMENLLLKVIMGEAVYGTYKIWKETSAVNVFYILDNFDKVKLSEEQFIAFVIQLAYLLKDKSYWDKVAKIIYKFPQELLLFLLQSNEEFKCYVMDKLPERKKIFKVFKEILDK, encoded by the coding sequence ATGGAAGTATTTACTCAAATTAATACAACTCAATATAAAAAATTATTAAAGTTTTGTTTACAATATCCCGATTGGTCTTTAATGGTGGTGGGCAAGGCGGGAATTGGTAAAACGCAAATCGCAAAAGAGATAGCCACGGAGGCTAATGCGGGTTTAGTAGAAATTTATCTCTCAATAAGAGAGCCCTTTGATTTAATCGGAGCAATTTTCCCCGTTAAAACCGAAAAAGGAATGGTTTCAGTAAGGGCTATTTCGGAAATTATGAAAAGGGCTTGGGATGAATATAATAAGAAACAGAGAGTGGTCCTATTATTTGATGAATTTACCCATGCAAATAAAAATGTCTTGAAGTCTCTGTACCAATTGCTTTTAGAAAGAAAAATAGAAGACCAAGAACTACCACCTAACACTTTAACAATTCTTATTGGAAATTTAGACTACGAAGGTTTAGGTTGGAGTATTGAGGAGTTTCCTAAAGCCTTTCTTGATAGGTGTATCCGCGTAGAACTAACCTTCTCTTTTGATGAATTTTTCGATTACGCAATAAAAAGAGATTTCCATCCTTCCATTTTAGGATTTATAAAATGGAAACCAGAGATGGTAGAAAAATTAACTCCCCGAACCTTAGAAAGATGCTCTAACACCTTAAAGATTATAGAGAATTTAAATCTCAACGAAAAAGAAAAGAGAGAGATGGAAAATCTGTTGTTAAAAGTGATAATGGGTGAGGCTGTTTACGGTACTTACAAAATTTGGAAGGAGACTTCTGCGGTGAATGTTTTTTATATCCTTGATAATTTTGATAAGGTTAAGTTGAGTGAAGAGCAATTTATTGCCTTTGTAATCCAACTTGCTTATCTTCTCAAAGATAAATCCTACTGGGATAAAGTAGCAAAGATAATTTACAAATTTCCTCAAGAATTGCTTCTCTTTCTTTTACAAAGCAATGAGGAATTTAAATGTTATGTGATGGATAAATTACCCGAACGAAAGAAAATTTTTAAAGTATTTAAAGAGATATTGGATAAATAA
- a CDS encoding VWA-like domain-containing protein: MDKNIEKKLRKLKVNAISLFPDVGYTFLFVKFKIDPNIPYPALTNGKEVKIHPDLFFSLFNDKEQLFIFFHELLHILLLHCYRIERRQLEIWNLAADAVVNNILKRDFGMEVPKSAITIEWLNTLFRAGIKEEDGTEVIYHKLEEKIKDKKEKEGWVYDMVKGKLFIDIEKSEKNEQDMVEIIPAILEKLVEVLRRRGKEPGSLALELERIKVKRKLPRREVAEVVKRTFGDAALSLLNPKRYYLYEEYGVFIPLYEAEEERKLILVIDSSGSTSPWWRDFFKEVFAIVAEKVKVLLIQIDAKIQSIEWLEEVPPSLVLKGGGGTDFKKFFEFQWIKKAKISYRELKKALIFFFTDLDADGVPEKPPVQINPQNFYWVLIKPKKIPWGKKIDWWLLKEERNS; encoded by the coding sequence ATGGATAAGAATATTGAAAAAAAATTAAGAAAACTTAAAGTTAATGCCATTTCCCTTTTTCCAGATGTAGGGTATACTTTTCTTTTCGTAAAGTTTAAAATTGATCCCAATATTCCCTATCCGGCTTTAACTAACGGAAAAGAGGTAAAGATTCACCCTGATCTTTTTTTCTCTCTCTTTAATGATAAAGAGCAATTATTTATATTTTTCCACGAACTTCTGCATATTCTCTTACTTCATTGTTATCGAATAGAACGCCGCCAATTAGAAATATGGAATTTAGCCGCTGATGCGGTAGTAAATAATATTTTAAAAAGAGATTTTGGTATGGAAGTTCCTAAATCAGCAATTACTATTGAATGGTTAAATACGCTTTTCCGAGCAGGAATAAAAGAAGAAGATGGAACGGAGGTGATTTATCACAAATTAGAGGAAAAAATCAAAGATAAGAAAGAAAAGGAAGGTTGGGTCTATGATATGGTTAAGGGAAAACTATTTATTGATATTGAAAAGAGTGAGAAAAATGAACAAGATATGGTCGAAATAATACCGGCCATCTTAGAAAAACTCGTGGAAGTCTTGAGAAGAAGAGGTAAGGAGCCTGGTTCTTTAGCATTAGAGTTAGAAAGAATTAAAGTTAAGAGAAAACTCCCCCGGCGAGAAGTAGCAGAGGTAGTAAAACGGACCTTCGGTGATGCTGCCCTCTCTCTTTTAAATCCAAAGAGATATTATCTTTATGAAGAATACGGTGTATTTATACCTCTTTATGAGGCAGAAGAAGAAAGAAAGTTGATCCTCGTAATTGATTCCAGCGGCAGCACCTCTCCTTGGTGGCGAGATTTTTTTAAAGAAGTTTTCGCAATAGTGGCTGAAAAAGTAAAAGTGCTATTAATTCAAATAGATGCAAAAATCCAAAGCATTGAATGGTTGGAAGAGGTTCCTCCATCTTTGGTATTGAAGGGTGGCGGAGGGACAGATTTTAAGAAATTTTTTGAATTCCAATGGATAAAGAAAGCCAAGATTTCATATAGGGAATTAAAGAAGGCATTGATTTTCTTTTTTACTGATTTGGATGCTGACGGTGTTCCTGAGAAGCCTCCTGTCCAGATTAATCCCCAAAATTTTTATTGGGTGCTAATAAAACCAAAAAAGATTCCTTGGGGTAAAAAGATAGATTGGTGGTTATTAAAGGAAGAAAGAAATTCCTAA
- a CDS encoding ribonuclease H-like domain-containing protein — protein sequence MKRILDKIYKLFNILFFKKYEGYLDIETTHLEPEKGELTVIGFGIDKGRNFEFIQLVENEINPKRLIRIIKRIKILYTYNGTDFDLKFIKKKFNIDIEKYCIHKDLMKECHKRNLYGGLKQVEKKLGIERKIKDINGFTAVKLWQKYKLGDKKALEILLEYNKEDIYNLKVLKEKLAI from the coding sequence GTGAAGAGGATTTTAGATAAAATCTATAAATTATTTAATATCCTATTTTTTAAAAAATATGAAGGCTATTTAGATATTGAAACAACCCATTTAGAGCCAGAAAAAGGAGAATTGACAGTAATTGGTTTTGGGATAGATAAAGGTAGGAATTTTGAATTTATCCAATTGGTTGAAAACGAGATAAATCCTAAGAGATTAATTAGGATAATAAAAAGAATAAAAATCCTTTATACTTATAATGGCACTGATTTTGATTTAAAATTTATCAAAAAGAAATTTAATATTGATATAGAAAAATATTGTATCCACAAAGACCTAATGAAGGAATGCCATAAGAGAAACCTTTATGGTGGTTTAAAACAGGTAGAAAAGAAATTAGGTATTGAGAGGAAAATAAAAGATATAAATGGGTTTACTGCGGTGAAACTCTGGCAAAAATATAAGTTGGGTGATAAAAAAGCCTTAGAAATTTTATTAGAATATAATAAAGAAGATATATATAATTTGAAAGTTTTAAAAGAGAAATTAGCGATTTAA
- the hydG gene encoding [FeFe] hydrogenase H-cluster radical SAM maturase HydG, which translates to MIKDICDEEKIFEILEKTKNPDKKTIELIFDRAKEKKGLSLEEVGYLTNLKDKELIDELFKIAGKIKEEIYGERLVFFAPLYISDFCVNDCEYCNFHIRNPMKRRKLSLDEIKEETERIIEMGHKRILLECGEDPVNNPIDYIVSAIETIYSVKTEKGNIRRINVNISATTKENYKKLKQAKIGTYQLFQETYHYETYKKLHKGPKGDYERQITAHIRAFEAGIDDLGIGVLFGLYDWRFEVLSLVSHAQFMDKYLGVGPHTISVPRFRKAPTVTYQPEYPVSDEDFLKIIAILRVAVPYTGMILSTRERPEIRRVAFKLGISQTSAGSKTSPGGYRNFSKEEAQFEIYDLRTLEEVINDILKDKLIPSFCTACYRVGRTGEDFMNLAKPGEINKFCRPNGILTFVEYLEDFAKINGKKEIYKKGYEVVEYYLNQIDNENIKKETIKRIERIKKGERDLYF; encoded by the coding sequence GTGATTAAAGATATTTGCGACGAAGAAAAAATTTTTGAAATTTTAGAAAAGACCAAAAACCCTGATAAGAAAACTATTGAATTAATCTTTGATAGGGCAAAAGAGAAGAAAGGGCTCTCCTTAGAAGAGGTTGGTTATTTAACCAATTTGAAAGATAAAGAACTTATTGATGAACTTTTTAAGATTGCCGGAAAGATAAAAGAAGAGATTTATGGTGAAAGATTGGTTTTCTTTGCTCCTTTATATATTTCTGATTTCTGTGTTAATGATTGTGAGTATTGTAATTTCCATATTAGAAATCCAATGAAAAGAAGAAAGTTAAGTTTAGATGAGATAAAAGAAGAGACAGAAAGAATAATTGAGATGGGTCATAAAAGAATATTATTGGAATGTGGTGAGGACCCAGTGAATAATCCAATAGATTATATCGTTTCCGCAATTGAAACAATTTATTCGGTAAAAACTGAAAAGGGAAATATCAGAAGAATAAATGTAAATATTTCAGCCACAACCAAAGAGAATTATAAGAAATTAAAGCAGGCAAAAATTGGTACTTATCAATTATTTCAAGAAACCTATCATTATGAAACTTATAAGAAATTACATAAAGGACCAAAAGGTGATTATGAGAGGCAGATTACCGCTCATATTAGAGCCTTTGAGGCAGGAATTGATGATTTAGGAATTGGAGTCCTTTTTGGACTTTATGACTGGCGGTTTGAAGTTTTATCTTTGGTTTCCCATGCCCAATTTATGGATAAATATTTAGGTGTTGGTCCCCATACAATTTCTGTTCCCCGATTTAGAAAGGCACCCACCGTAACTTATCAGCCAGAGTATCCGGTTTCTGATGAAGACTTTTTAAAGATTATTGCGATTTTAAGAGTTGCCGTACCTTATACGGGAATGATTTTGTCAACCAGGGAAAGACCCGAAATAAGAAGAGTTGCTTTTAAATTGGGTATTTCCCAAACTTCGGCAGGCTCAAAAACCTCTCCTGGTGGTTATAGAAATTTTTCTAAGGAAGAAGCCCAGTTTGAAATATATGATTTAAGAACCTTGGAAGAAGTCATTAATGATATTTTAAAAGATAAATTAATTCCCAGTTTCTGTACTGCTTGTTATCGGGTTGGTAGAACCGGTGAAGATTTTATGAATCTTGCCAAACCTGGTGAAATTAATAAATTTTGCCGACCTAATGGAATTTTAACTTTCGTAGAATATTTAGAAGATTTTGCTAAAATTAACGGTAAAAAAGAGATTTATAAAAAGGGATACGAAGTCGTGGAATATTATCTCAATCAGATTGATAACGAAAATATCAAAAAAGAGACAATAAAAAGAATAGAAAGAATAAAAAAGGGAGAAAGAGATTTGTATTTCTAA